From Aspergillus fumigatus Af293 chromosome 5, whole genome shotgun sequence, a single genomic window includes:
- a CDS encoding putative flavin dependent monooxygenase, with protein MTISLPVRRIAVIGAGPCGLSAVKYLLAEKCFDKIDVFEQRGSVGGVWNYTPAALKASLVTQVPQLNPDGPIEEPIWYRFGETEETRQLTFTSPIYSTLDTNIPKELMAYSDKPFPADCQALPRHSTVKKYLEEYAEDVKDLIQFETQVLDVRPEGQTNKAWALTTRNLRTGAKETHIYDAVVVASGHFDVPYLPDIKGIEPWNKKYPGVISHSKYFDSPEQFRDKRVIVVGSSASAIDIGAQIDRVSKGKVLVSQRTESSLMPFIPSDKSYFPEIVEFLPSESHRRAVRFADGRVEMDIDAIVFCTGYLYSFPFLSSLDPPVIGDGRRTLNTYQHLFYIYNPTLVFPVLPQRVIPFPLSENQAAVYARVWSGRLTLPSIAEMKQWEESTVATKGDSTKFHLMHFPLDADYMNFLHDWADMAETRQGLANNGYGKQCNYWGMKQRWMRQKFPEIRRAFVEKGEERYNIKSIAELGFDFDEDWKQRQD; from the exons ATGACGATCTCGCTGCCCGTCCGTCGGATAGCCGTAATCGGCGCCGGGCCGTGTGGTCTTTCTGCGGTAAA ATATCTCCTCGCCGAGAAGTGCTTTGACAAGATAGACGTCTTTGAACAGAGAGGCTCAGTTGGCGGAGTCTGGAACTATACTCCTGCTGCATTAAAAGCAAGCCTGGTGACCCAGGTGCCACAATTGAATCCAGATGGACCAATTGAAGAGCCAATATGGTATCGATTTGGGGAGACAGAAGAGACACGGCAGCTCACCTTCACTTCTCCTATATATAGCACCCTGGATACCAATATCCCGAAAGAACTCATGGCATATTCTGACAAACCATTCCCTGCCGATTGCCAAGCCTTACCAAGGCATTCGACAGTAAAGAAATACTTGGAAGAATATGCAGAGGATGTTAAAGACCTCATTCAGTTTGAAACTCAAGTACTTGATGTCAGACCAGAGGGGCAGACCAACAAGGCTTGGGCGCTGACAACAAGAAATCTCCGTACCGGGGCTAAGGAGACCCATATCTACGATGCGGTGGTGGTAGCAAGTGGACATTTTGATGTGCCATACTTGCCAGACATCAAAGGCATTGAACCTTGGAATAAGAAATACCCAGGTGTGATTTCCCATTCCAAATATTTCGATTCACCAGAGCAATTCCGGGACAAAAGGGTCATTGTTGTTGGAAGTTCAGCCTCTGCGATAGACATCGGAGCTCAAATCGACCGCGTGAGCAAGGGCAAAGTGCTTGTTTCTCAGCGAACAGAGTCGTCCTTGATGCCTTTTATTCCCTCGGACAAGAGTTACTTCCCCGAAATCGTGGAATTTCTCCCGTCAGAGTCTCATCGACGAGCAGTACGCTTTGCAGATGGGAGGGTTGAGATGGACATCGATGCCATTGTTTTCTGTACCGGCTACTTGTACTCATTTCCCTTCCTATCGTCCCTCGACCCGCCTGTTATCGGAGACGGCCGCAGGACGCTGAATACCTATCAACATCTTTTCTACATCTACAATCCCACCCTCGTATTCCCTGTGCTTCCCCAGAGAGTGATTCCGTTCCCGTTATCGGAAAATCAAGCGGCAGTCTATGCGCGTGTTTGGTCAGGGCGCCTTACTCTGCCATCAATAGCAGAGATGAAACAATGGGAGGAATCCACTGTCGCCACTAAAGGCGACAGCACAAAATTCCATCTGATGCACTTTCCCTTGGATGCTGATTATATGAACTTCCTTCATGATTGGGCAGATATGGCCGAAACACGCCAAGGTCTGGCCAATAATGGCTATGGCAAGCAATGCAATTACTGGGGAATGAAGCAGAGGTGGATGAGACAGAAGTTCCCCGAGATTAGAAGGGCCTTCGTTGAGAAGGGCGAGGAGCGTTACAATATCAAATCCATCGCAGAACTTGGTTTTGATTTTGATGAGGATTGGAAGCAAAGGCAAGATTAG